The window AAGTAGGAGGTAGTGGAGAAGTAGAGGAAGGAGACAGCAGGGTCCTGAGAGAAAATATTGGCCCAGTTCAAAAAAATCCATTCATCCAGCAGGAGAAGCAAAGACGGATGCCAGAACATTCTTGTACCAAACCAAAATCTACCACTGAGCAAATTGTCCAACGTCTTCCAAAGGTAGATGACCTCATCCGAGATCCAAACCTACCCAATGAGGTGAACGTGCAAAATGATCCAGTAGATGAGCAACAATCTCCATCCATTGATGTTAAAGGGAGGGTGAGCAGACTCCTTAGCCGATTTGGAGGTTCAAGGACAGAAGATGATAGTAATGACCATCTACAACGGGTTAATGGAGAAGGAGCCACCAAAACTGTATTGACTGCTCCTGTAGTAGTGGAGCCTGAATTTCAGGCCCCAAGTATTGCAAACCCCGgtccgccttcttcttcctgccttCTTACTGCTACGGGAAGCCAGACTTTAACTCAGGAAACCACTCTCTCCCCCTGCGTcactccttcctcttcctctctTGACTCAGAGCCATTTGAGCTTTCAACTTGTGCGGCCCCTACGGCCTTGAGTGGGATCAACACCAGGCAAAGCATGACGGAAGAAGTTAggccttttccttttcagctgCGTCCAGCATCCCCAGCATCTTCAGCCAAACAGTTAAAGCAGACAACCCAGGTGTCCCCGGTTTTATCACGGCCTGAAACCTTCAAAGTTAATGCTGGAAAAACAGAAGAAGATGGGGAAATCAGACTCAGTCCTTCCAAAGTTTCTTCGAATTTCCAAGCCATCAAAAGGGTGACAGGAGAGAGTCAAGCTGTGCAAAGGAGGAAAGGCAATACAATTACTGTCAACCCACGGAAAGCACCAATCTGCGAGAATGGGTATTCTGTTACAGAGACTAAGTCGCCGGCCACCAAACCTGAGTCTGGCAAGAAACGATACCCAACAGCGGAAGAAATCAAAGTAATTGGGGGCTACCAAGCATTGTCTAGGTCCTGTCTGGCCAAACGCAGTCAGGATAAGAAGAAGGTAAGGAATGGTGATCTCCTTTTCCTAAACGTTTTTGCATTTCAGTGTTTTAGTATTACAACCCCAAATTTTTTGAAACCTAATATTTCCCTcattctttttaaagggaacctacccccacgattctacctataaaggtagaacgggtggtaagtgcatgtatgggacgtgaggatagccctttttagagctaatcttcacgtccccgctatctttttgaaatctttattgccctaatatgtaaattttgtaaagcggctactggggcatggagtagccagacatgaggctacacatcgcggctactccaagccccagtagcctctttgctcctcctaccctgagatctctGGCGCGCAACTTCTTGTAGCTGCACATCCTCGTCCAGCTGTGCAGCCACAGCTCCGAAGACAGAGCTACTGCGCGTGCGCAGATCTCCGGCTTCTCGGAAGAGGGTGCgcaactacgaggagctgcacgccgaagatctcagggtaggaggagcaaagaggctactggggactgGAGTAGCCCCGACGTGTAACTTCATGTccgactactccatgccccagtagttgctttacaaaatgtacataatagggcaataaagattttaaaaagatagcggggacgtgaggattagctctaagaATGGCTATCCTCAGGTatcatacatgcacctaccacccgttctacctttataggtagaatcgtggtggtaggttccctttaaaactcaatAACTTGAATAACAAGACAGCtatttttttcatgtttcttCTTAGATCACAAGGCAAACATCCTCTTTCCTTATCGCCAATCTGTATCTTCAGCAAATTGTCCTTCCTTGTGCTCCtaagaataaaaatattacatcTTAGATTTACGAACCAGAAATTGCTGATTTTTAGCTTTTCATTGATCAAACAATGCTTACGACGGGCTACTAGTTATACTGTTGCCTTCTTATGTGGTAGAATGTTCTTTGGGCCTTTGTTGACACCATACCCCTAGTGCACTTCCAATAGCTATGACCCTGTACCGGAGACATGTCCTTGTTTACACGTTGGACGTTGTTCTCCATCTCTCCTCCTCCGTGCCCCCTGCATAACATCCCCCTCCTTGATCATTTCTCTAGAATGTTATCTATCGTCATTCCATTGGCAGGCTGAAACAAGTTGCAGGTCATATTTAGAGTTCTCCAAGTTACAGCTGTGGGATACAGACATTTTGTTGTCTCAGTACTCTCCCCTTATCACACACCACATCTCAATATGGAATTCCCTATATATTGCTCTTTCACTTTACTTATAGCCCAAACTATAAAAGTAAAAGTCCTGGTAAAATCAAGTTCCTCCGAGCAGCCAGCATTCTTCAAGTCTATATATAGTCTTGGTTTGTGTAAACTGTCATTTATTGGGACCCTGGGGGTTGCACCCCCAATTATTAACTATTAATTACCTATCCTAAGATCGGTCATAATTAATTTAGGACTAAAAAACCTATAGAAGCCCCAGACTTAAAATAGTGTCTACAGCATCTATGTAGACCCATGCATCTCCAAGGTACCAGACAACAATCAAACCATGTAGTTTGCCCCAATATTATCCATTTATATCCTTTCTCCTCCCATCTTCCAAATGTAAAATGATTAATATACGGTAATCGAATTTTTAATTTGCACACGCCACTCCTGAGCCATGGGAGAGGAAACACAACCCACATTTGCTTTGCCCCGGGTCTTATTCTGTGTTCTCTGGCACCAAGTAATATGCATAGTCTGCACAATCTTGTGTTCTGACGGTTGTGAGGAAGGGGTGGTGGTTATCTTGGTGAATGTGGGCAAGTCCTGTCAGGGAGTATTAAAGGTGATTGACAATGGTTCTGGGCCGCACAAGGTTTGGCTAATTATTCTACAGCAGGACCTCAAAACCTAAACTGCTACTCGGTTCAATTTTTTGTGCAAACTTTTTGACTGAAGCTTTAGAGGAGCTGGTGACAGATGGGGGAGGGGGACACATGTTGTATCATATGCATTCTTCTGTGAAGGGTCCATGGGAGAATGTCTTCATCACAGAAGTTCCTCTAGACACTAGTTCCGCTACTCTCGGTGTACATGTAAATACAGGAAGGTACTGAAACCGAGCACAGGAAGCTCTTTTGGAAAGATGTTTATTGCTAACTTCTACAAAATAATACGATCCTTGAAATGTAAGAGCCAACAGGCTTCTAGATCATCTAACCAAGGTCTTATGTATACGCTTTACAAAGCAAAGCCCACCGTTGAGTTTATCGATTTACTCTGTGTCCATTGCAGAGACATAACTTGAGGTCTACTGAGCTTTCATGAGAAATTATCCTTCACTCATCCAGCTGTCCTTGAGCTGGCATCCAATGACCTTGCCTACTGGTGATATTTTATGGACCCTTTTAGCCATTGCATACATTAAAAAGAAGCTATAGGAACCTACATGTACGAGTATTAACCAAGCAACTCATAAATAGTAGGCAATGTCACCAGAGGAGAAAACTTCTCAACAAGCGTGGAGTTGGCCATGTATTTTAGAACTGACTATTGTCCATGGTGGTTTTTCTTCACTCTTCAAGGGAAATAGGATTGTTCAATGTTAATATGGTCTGAAGAAGGTTTGTCACCACCCAAGATGTCTGGTATGTTTATGTTGGGGTCAGGAGAAACAGCTGTCTATACTACTGAGCAGTAATTAGACATCCTATCTATAGGACCAACTTTGGTAATGCAGGTGACCAATAAGGCCAGAAAAAAATGTCAACATCAAGCTCTAGGTGAGGAATagcattgttttttaaaaaaaatcccattacTTCCAATCATAATGAGGTCACCTTTCTCAGCATATTGGTTCTTCAAAGCACTCCAGAGCTGTAATGTATAGCTACATCTCCATGGATAAGCAGAAACTGATCTTTAAGAACACGTTCAGACATAGATCTTTTGATCGATGTAATAAGAGATACTTTCCACTAGTTATCTGCGCTATACATGCTATAAGATGAGACAATCACTTTACATTTTGATGCATATCCATCATTTCTGCCCTAATCATACAGCTAGTGGTAAACCTTAACTATCTGCTCCCTGAGGCGGgctatagaatggcgccccctcCAGGTTTTTTTTATAGGTTCTCCATGCAGAATCTCACATCCACTCTGATACCTGGTGTAAAGAGGCTCCGGCccatagtgtgcagggggcactagattcatgaattgtggtgcacatgcttcatgaatctggcgccccctgcactgctccgaaagagtttttggtgcacctttaacatagagggtgttggacactgcatgataaatgtggcgcacagtccgactgagcaccggaacgcccctttcagtgcaggatTTTGTGTcaaacaaaaaactggtgcagtggctttaataaatgtggcccattattttTAAAagccaggtcctgctttgtagtaggtgactgtgcttctgatgctgctcctattttgctgcaggtggtgcagcctgaggcaagaggctcaactagcCCTGCCTTCTGCATTGTATCGCTCAACCTGAAATATGATTATGGACACCAACCGGGGTAGGTTTGACCTTGTACAGCTGCTGACCATGTTACTGGCCCTATGTAACAATAACTTTGTGTATggtattagtagcagcagcactgtgaaaaGTTACTTGATAATCCATGATTGCAGATTATCCAAATGCATTAGGGGAgtttcctcacactgttgtgctcaaagctctcttggttgaggtgctccacagcccctctgcTGTGAGTGAAATCTATATTCCTTCAGAGCAGAGGGAAGGAACCACAGGATggctcaatgcacagagcacagcagtgtgacaacACAATCCCAAAATCCATAAAACAGcactccagggccaatacccaaCTCAATCTACAGTACAAACTGCtgccaggtttcctttaatattgacTAGGCCCAACTGAAGCCCCTGAGGATGTCCT is drawn from Engystomops pustulosus chromosome 9, aEngPut4.maternal, whole genome shotgun sequence and contains these coding sequences:
- the PPP1R18 gene encoding phostensin yields the protein MMEVPDWKFHLLERKRKEEEDVKKREREEEERLAKMPPWKREIILRRKAKAGASLSETKIETEGGDQEEKVGGSGEVEEGDSRVLRENIGPVQKNPFIQQEKQRRMPEHSCTKPKSTTEQIVQRLPKVDDLIRDPNLPNEVNVQNDPVDEQQSPSIDVKGRVSRLLSRFGGSRTEDDSNDHLQRVNGEGATKTVLTAPVVVEPEFQAPSIANPGPPSSSCLLTATGSQTLTQETTLSPCVTPSSSSLDSEPFELSTCAAPTALSGINTRQSMTEEVRPFPFQLRPASPASSAKQLKQTTQVSPVLSRPETFKVNAGKTEEDGEIRLSPSKVSSNFQAIKRVTGESQAVQRRKGNTITVNPRKAPICENGYSVTETKSPATKPESGKKRYPTAEEIKVIGGYQALSRSCLAKRSQDKKKMNISFPESDLESTFEYPSESSMLAEYGPADEPEVPVPPLAQPEEDEEEESVLLGGILRRKALIVDESCKR